Part of the Subtercola frigoramans genome, GTAGGCCAGGAGTATGTCTTTCACTTTCTGTCAACGACGACACCGATGACCGCTGAAAATGAACCTTCCCTCGACCTGCGGACTAACGTTAGTCAGTCTGTTGACTTGCTCGAGTTGTGCGTCGAGGCGGGGATCAGTCGGTTTTACTACGCGTCAAGCGGAGGCGCGATATATGGAACTCAAGACATTGATTTCTTCCGCGAGGATGACAGAGTTCTGCCGGTTTCTCCATACGGAATCGGTAAATTGACGATTGAAAACTATCTTCGGTACTTTCGTGTAAAGCACGGTTTGCAATCCTACGCACTAAGAATTTCCAATCCGTATGGCACAGGACAGAGCGTCGAAAAACGCCAAGGATTGATTCCCATCGTCCTTCATCAGGTCCACACTGGGGCAGAAATTTCTCGCCTGGGCAATGGCTCAATGGTCCGAGACTATGTCTATGTGAATGACTTGATAGAAATGATCCTGGCTCTCGTTGCAAGCGAACCGAAGCACGACACCTACAATCTGGGCAGTGGGCACGGAACGACGGTCAACGAGGTTTTCGACTCCATCCGCCGAATCACCGAAGTGAATTTCAGCACGAGGGACTTACCAAAACCCGCCACGTTCGTCGACACAGTCGTGTTAGATACGTCTAGATTCACAGACGAGTTCGGTTACCCGTCAATCACGACGCTTGACCAAGGTGTGGCCGCTGTCTGGAGCGATATCCGTCTCTCTTGACTCGAAGAAGATCGGGGCTCGCGTGTGGCGCCCCCAGTTACGAAGGCTCACTCGACAAGGAACAACTGTCGCCTATCGATAAGCCTAGGGCAACCTGCGCAATCATCGAAGCGCCGTGGCCATCTCCTTCGCGATGCAACTCCATCGCCGCTCGGAGTGCGATGTCAACTGCCACCTGCAGAGCGTCTCGTTCGGTCATTCAACAATTTTGGCAGCAAATAGCATTTGGCAGCCGTACCGTAACACGACGGAAACGAACATCTAAGCCACGTCATTAGCTGCTCATACTTGTCAAACGGTGCCCGGGGCGTAATTCAGTCGGGCGCTAACGTGACGTGTCATTCGAGTTTCAGGTCGACGCGCGTATCGACGTCGAGTCGTCGAGGGCATCGCTACGCACTGATCCTTGCCGCTCAGCTCGCCGCGATCACACCTAGCTTTCTCTCCTAGCGGGCATGCGCGGAGACAGCGTCGTGTTTGCCGCAGTCATTTATGTGTCGCATCCGGGCTGTGTATTTGCACTCTCGGGGGCCATTCTAGTACTACCCCGGGGGGCGGTGCACGATGATGAGCGGATGCGCTCGGGGTTTTCGCCGACGACGATGAGTATCTCGGCGGCGGTATCGATGCCGATGCCGAATGGTTCAACGAGCTGCGGTGCGGTTCGAAGAACGAGTCCCTCGATCATGGTCTCGAGTTCCGTGATCTCGGCGTCGAGGGTAAGCCAACGCCGCGCGAGGAAACGCAGCGTGTGGCGGATGCTGTCATCGGGCGTCTCCAACCGGGTTGGGCGCAGCGCGCCGAGGAAGCGGGCGAGCATGATCTGGGTCTTCCCGGCGGTGTCCTGACGGAGCTGGTCGGAACCGTGAATGAGCATGGCCTACAGCGTGATCATGGCTGAGGTGCGGTCCTTCACGGCTGTATCGTGGGCGACTTTCAACTGCCTAATCATTTCCACCGCCCCATCAGCAGTTTTTTGGTTCCGCCGTCGCGTAGCCGGCCATCACCGCACGGGCAGCGTTCTCCGCGTCGAGGGTGTCGGATTTGCCGGCGAGTCGTCGCATGCGACGGTCGGGCCGGTTGACCTCGACGACGCGACGCCCGTTGCGGCGGATGAACGAGGTGAGGCCCGCACCGTACGAGCCGGTGCCTTCGATACCGAACGCGATGACTTGCCCGAACCCGTTCGCCCAGTCGAGCAGCTGCTGGTAGCCGCCGTTGTCGGTCGCGATCGTCAGCGACGCGAGGATCCCTCCGATAGAGTCCATGACCGCGGCGACATGGACGTGTTTGTGGGTATCGACGCCGACGACGATGTGGCCGGAGCGGGTCAAATTGAGGGGTGCCGGAGCTGCCATGGTGATCCTGTTCTGTCGGGGTTAGTCTGGTGTGGCACTGACGCCGGCGGGTGGACAGGACTGTCACGGGGACGCTCTCGAAAGGTTGCTCCAGGCTCCTATTAGGTCACGCCCGTCCGGCGCAGTGTTTTGTTACGGCGCCCGGCCGGACAGCTGACAGATCAACGCCAAGGCACCCGAAGGGCCAATCGTAAGCAAGGGTCAAGCCGTCACGGCCAGGACTTCCGAAACCATCATGGCTCCGACCCGAACAGACTGACAGTCATAGGAATCCCCGACGGTTCCGATTGAGGGTGTCGCGCCGATCTCAGCTAATCGTTCGCCGTAGCGAATTGACGTGAATTGGCTACCTCCGTAGCTCTGTCAACGCAGATCGTCGTGGTAGGTGCCGCGCCCCCAGCGTAAGGCTCTTGACAGATGCCGAAAAAAATTCTTTCACTGTGGACACAATGCTCTGACATACTCAGGACAACTACCCCATTTATGGGGGTATGTCGTTTGCTTCGCTGGGGGTCTTCGAATGCATTTTCAAGGGACAAAGCTAGCCATTTACGCTGTCGTAATCTTCAGTCTGACAACGGGGTTCTTGGTTACTCAGCAGCCTGCTATCTCCACAGCAAGTGAATTGGGCGCAATGTCTACCCCGTCCAGTGAGAGCGCACGACTCATAGCATCCTCGAACCAAGTAACGACCGCGCATCCAAGACTGTTGGCATCCGCAGACGACTTTGCTGCGCTACGAATCGAGGTGGCAACGGACGCCACGGCAAAAGCCTGGTACGCCGACGTGAAGGCGGCAGCGGATAAGGCGATCGCCGCCACGCCTGTCACCTACGACCTAAACAACGGCAGTCAAAGTCTGTTGACCACAAGCAAGTTGGTTGTCGACCGAACGTACGCACTTGGCTTTATGTGGCAAATAACGGGAAATTCGCTATATGCAGACCGACTCTGGGTTGAATTGGACGCAGCTTCGAACTTCCCGGATTGGCACCCGGACGTCTTCTTGGATACCGCGGAAATGACACACGCGTTTGCAATCGGGTACGACTGGCTTTACGACTACTGGTCCCCAGGTCAACGCGCTCAACTACAAACGGCAATTATCGAAATGGGGTTGAAAGCATCCCTCCCGGTTTACGCGTCGACATCGGTTGCTGGCCCCTACAAGGTCGGCGGCAATTGGGCAAAGGCAAGCAGTAACTGGAACATCGTCTCGAATTCGGGAATGCTCATGGGCGCACTCGCTGTTGCTTATGACAATTCGACGCTCTCCAGTCAGGTGATGTCTCTCGCGCTCTCAAGTTTGCCAAACGGGATTTCGGAGTTCGGTTCGTCCGGCGGATACCCGGAGGGCCCCGCATACTGGCAGTACTCGACTGACTACCTGACGACCGCCATCCTTGCGCTCCGGTCGGCGACAGGCGGAGATTACGGTATCGCTGGCCTGAACGGCGTCTCCCAGATCGGATATTTCCCCCAATACATCACAGGCCCGACAGGTAACCCGGTAAATTTTGGAGACGCCATTGGGTCTTCTTACCAGAGCTCATCTCTGCTCGGTCTGGGGAAGATTTTCGACAACCCATCTTTTCGTTACCTTGGCAGTGTTGGTGATCTGACGGGAAACATCGTTCAGCGATTGCTTTGGTTCGAGCCCAGTGCGAAGGTTTCCACGCCGAGCGAAGCCGCAATGCCGCGAGACAAGTATTTCAGCGGTGCAGGCCTGGCAGCATTTCGGTCGTCATGGACCGACCCCGACGCGACCTTTGTAACCCTCCGAACTCGCAGCTTCTACAACGTTGCCCATCAGCATCAGGACGCTGGCACGTTTAGTCTCGATTCACTCGGGCAGACCTGGGCCGCTGAACTAGGAAGAGACAAGGATGACTCGCAACCGGGATTCTACGACCTGAATCCCGACGGGCAGAGGTGGGACTACTACCGCAACCGCGCAGAAGGCCAGAACACCTTGGTGATAGACCCCTACTCGGCAGACTCTCTGGATCATCGTGCCGGGCCGATGGAACCCGTCATACAGTCGAACGACTCATCTACTATCGCAATCGCCGATCTGTCTAGCCTCTACCCCCAAGATGTCACATCGTGGAAGCGGGGAATCCAAACGTTCGACGACCGACAACAGATCGTCGTCCAAGATGAGGTCTCATCCACAAAACCGTTCGATGCCCTGTGGGGGATGCACACGGCCGCATCTATATCGATCTCAAGCGACGGTAGATCCGCGGTCCTCTCGAGCAATGGCCAAAGGATGCTCGCGCGAATTACCTCGGCAGACAATTTCAGATTCTCAGACATTCCGGCAGCTCCGTTGCCAACCTCTCCCAACCCCGCGACCCAGGAGCAGGTCAACGGCCTGCGAAAGCTCGCTGTGAGCATTTCGGGCGGTAGCGGAACTACAACATTGGCTGTGCAGTTCACGCCGCTCGCGACGAACGCCGCTTCAAGTGCCCAAATCGACCCGGTGAAGCCGCTCTCAGACTGGACGCTGCGCGATTCAGGGAGTTCACGCGCAACCGGGCTCACCATCGGCGGAAGCCCTGTTGACGGCTTTTCCCCTGACATCGGCGCCTATCGAGTGACCGTTCCACGGGGTGGCGCAAACCTTCTCCTTTCCGCCACTTCCGCCTCCGGCACAGTCACGCTGACACAGGCCACGGTCGTACCGGGAATCGCAACCGCGCGAATTTCTGAGAGTGGGAAGACTCCCAGGACCTACAGTGTGTACATCGACATTGGCCCGGTGCCGATTTCTGCGGTCAGCTCGACATCGAGTGCCTCTGCAACGACACCGCAGATGAGCATCGATCGCTCTCGGACAACCTATTGGTCGGGAATCGGCGATCAGACAATTAGCTGGACGCTTCGCGACCCGCAGATGCTTCCTTCTTATCAGGTGAACTGGAAGGCCAACCTTGCGAAATACACCAAGTATGAGTTCCAAACCTCGTTAGATAACGTAACGTGGTCCACCAGGTACGACGGGTCATACTCGGGACTGGATGGCTGGCAGACCGTGGTGCCGTCTACAGCGCCATGGGTAAAGTACGTGAGGTTTGTCGTCCACGGGGTCACCGGCATTAAAGATGTCAAATTCTACAATTTCAACATCCGGGGTGATTCGGGCGCCCCGTCAACCCCAAGACCGAATGCCGTGTCAACTTCAGGTGTGCCTGCATCAATGGTGGTAGGGCAGACCGCAAATCTCTCCTACTCCGCAACCTCAACGACGGGTTCCGTCATGGATCGGGCCACACTTTCCACCGCTTACACGACAGCTGATCCGTCTGTCGCGACTGTCGACTCCAATGGGCTGGTCACAGCAACGGGAGATGGGAGCACACGAATTGTAGCGATCGTGACTTCCAAAGACGGTGTCACTGCCTTTGGATCGAGTCCTGTTTCGGTCCAGAATCTCACGAGATTCCGCATTTACGCCTCCGCAGACACCTACGTCCAGGGTGGTGCAACCTCGACTACTTCTTTTGGAACTGCCACAGACCTCGTCGTGCGCCCAAGCAAAGACCCGGCTTTCGATCGCATAGCCTTCTTCAACTTCGATCTCTCGGCCCTCAACAATTCGGTGGTGACGTCTGCAGTTCTGAACCTGAACGGGGTGCTGAGCGATGGATCGGGCTCCTCTGTTCGACTGGACGCGCATACAACCACGAATGCGTGGTCGGAGGGGACGACTAACTACACGAACAAGCCTGCCCTCGGCTCAACTGTGTCTAGCGTCGTTATCAACAGGACTCTGACGTATAGGCAGGGGGACATTTCCGCCTTCGTCAAGTCTGTGGGCGCTCCGTCATCCATTTCACTTGGACTTACCCAAGATTCTGGGACCGGTCTCGGATCCTATGTGACGAGCAGAGAGTCGAGCTCGCGCCCATTTATCGAGGTTGCCGTGCGACCGGCTCCGGTGGCTGTGTCGTCCGCATCTGCGAGCAGCGGGACGCCCGCTGTGACCTTTGATGGGTCTGACGCGACGATGTGGACAGCGACCGGGGATCAAACCATCAACTGGGTATTGGCCTCCGCTCAACCGGTGAAGACGTTCATGGTCAATTGGAAAGCGAACTCCACCCAGCACACCAAGTACGAGTTCCAAACCTCCACCGACAGCATCACCTGGACCACCCAGTACAACGGCTCCTACGACGGCCCCGACGGCTGGCAAACCATCGTCACAACCAACGCACCCGCAGGAAAATACCTCCGGTTCCTCGTCCACGGAAACGAAACAACCGACAAAACCACCACGATCAAAGAAGTCCGC contains:
- a CDS encoding NAD-dependent epimerase/dehydratase family protein, giving the protein MANCLVIGGNGFLGAHLSNALARAGHEVVAFDRFSRGIQAIQVPGVKAHIGDFLSRFDLASALVGQEYVFHFLSTTTPMTAENEPSLDLRTNVSQSVDLLELCVEAGISRFYYASSGGAIYGTQDIDFFREDDRVLPVSPYGIGKLTIENYLRYFRVKHGLQSYALRISNPYGTGQSVEKRQGLIPIVLHQVHTGAEISRLGNGSMVRDYVYVNDLIEMILALVASEPKHDTYNLGSGHGTTVNEVFDSIRRITEVNFSTRDLPKPATFVDTVVLDTSRFTDEFGYPSITTLDQGVAAVWSDIRLS
- a CDS encoding IS110 family transposase codes for the protein MAAPAPLNLTRSGHIVVGVDTHKHVHVAAVMDSIGGILASLTIATDNGGYQQLLDWANGFGQVIAFGIEGTGSYGAGLTSFIRRNGRRVVEVNRPDRRMRRLAGKSDTLDAENAARAVMAGYATAEPKNC